CTTTGCCTTCGCTTGCTACATTCCCAGATGCTTTGGCCGACTCGGCCTGCTCCTTCATTTTCGCTGATTCCTCTGCCTGAAGGTGAGCTTCCGCATCAAATATAAATGTAAAGGACATGGTCTCAGCAGGGGCACCGGTTCGGTCGACAAATCCCCAATAATATGGACGATTCGTCAGTGCTTTGTCTGCATCAACGGACAGCTTAACGGTAACATGAGCAGGGGACTTCTCTAAGATTTGGCACTCCATTGCTTCCAGATAAGTTACAACGTAGGAGTGAACCTCCTCTTTGGACATGGTCACTTGAGTAACCCTCCTTTCCCGACTGCTTTTTTGACGGGTGCAGCATCCTCCAGGTGCTCAACTTCCTGTTTGATCGAATTCAAATTTTGAGAGAGTGACTGCATTTTACGATGAATCTCTTCATCACTGCTGGATTCCAGCATGATCTTGGTCAGACTCTTCTCGAAGGATTCCTGTTTCTCAAATCGTTCGAGAATGACGTCGAGACCGCCGATGACCATTTCAAACATGTTGATCTTTTCGTGAAGGAGATTCAGAATATGCTCTTCAATGGTTCCTAACGTTGCCAGATTATAAATTTTGACATCATTCTGCTGTCCTAAGCGGTGTACCCGGCCGATTCTTTGCTCTACACGCATAGGGTTCCATGGTAAATCGAAGTTGATCATATTGTGACAGAACTGCAGATTGATGCCTTCACCGCCAGCCTCTGTCGCAATCATCACCTGCACACGTCCGCGGAACAGATCCATCATCCAGTCTTTTTTGCCGCGATTCATTCCGCCCCGGTAAGGTACGGCCGTAAGTCCGCGCTCACGGAAGTAATTGAGCAGATATTCCTGCGTAGCCCGGTACTCAGTAAAAACAATGACTTTCTCATTCATTTCTTTGATGAGTTCCATCGTTTTTTCTGCTTTTGTGTTAGACTTGATCGCTTTGATATTGGCTACCAGATCCCATATTCGATCTCTCCAGGGAGAGTCCTCAGGCAATTTTTTAGATAGATTGACAAGGGTGACGAATACAGCATCCCGGCTGCTGCAAACCTCTCTTTGGAGGGTGACCATAGAGAACATACTGCTCAAATTTCCGCCCGCGGAATGGAACTGGTCTTTCACGAAGGATGTTACACCTTCATATAGTGCCTGCTCCTCGGGTGAAAGTGTCAGATTAATATTTGTTACCTTGCGCTTCGTAAACTGTACAGGGCCTTCGCCCCGGCGGTTTCGAATCATGACCTTAGCGAGTTCATCCTTTAGTTGATCCTCGTTCTTGGCAAGCCGCTTATCCACTACAAAGTTAGCTGCGAAGTCACCTTGTCTTCCGAGCTGACCCGGCTTCAGCAGTGTAATCAAATTGAACAGCTCACTTAGGTCATTTTGTACCGGGGTAGCAGTCAGGAGCAGACAGTATTTTTTACGCAATTTGAGCATGAACTGATAATTGGACGTTTTTTTATTTTTTAGCTTATGTGCTTCATCAATAATAATCATGTCGTAATCATTGCTTAACAGAATCTCTTGATGAGGATCTCGCTTGGCCGTATCTATCGACGCAACGACAACGTCGTTTTGCCACGAGTACGCTTTCTTTTGGGCAACGGCAGGTATACCGAACTTGGAATTCAGTTCTCTGACCCATTGCAGTACGAGTGACGCTGGAACTAAGATTAGAACTTTGGAGACGAGTCCCCGAATTATATATTCTTTTAAGATGAGACCTGCTTCGATCGTTTTTCCGAGTCCTACTTCATCTGCCAAAATCGCTCTTCCCGACATTTCAAAGAGTACTCTGCGCGCGGTATCTATTTGGTGGGGCAGAGGGGTCAGATCGTGCAGATGCTTCAGACATTGGATATCATCAAAGCTGGGGACCAGCGATGCCTCTTCGGCTTTTACAGCAAGCTCAAACAGACGGTAATCTCCCCAAGGTCCTCCTTTGTTAAGTCGTGTATCGAGTTCTGATAGCCAATTCTGATTAAAGTGAACAGGAACCGGTAGTGAATGCGCTGCTTGTTCGGATGGGTTTGCAGTTTGTTTTCTATTCATTTAAACGAAGCTAGCCTCCCTCGTTTTCTGTTGAGCTGATTTGTATTTTTCATAGTATGGACGAAAGAGAGGATATTCATAACTGAGATAATCTTGACGATGGAATTCATGCTGTGGCTTGGCTCTGAGAAGAAGCTTTATTTGCGATCTCTGATGAAAGAAAGTGGAATTTTCATTGCATATTTTCATTATGTCATCTTATAATGTTATGAAATCGTATTTCCCATCGAACGAAAAAGTGTAAAAGGGGCTATGCTTAACTTGGAAAAAGTAGCTATAAATCAGATCGTTTCTGAACTATTGTTACGCTCGGGCAGCAGTGCTGCCGTTACTATAGAGACTTACTTCCCCGGTGGACGCCTGATCGGTGGAAAATATAGCTTGAATGCTCATTGCATCACAATGTATACCGAAGTGATTAAACAGCAGTGCCAGCAATTGTTTGGCTCGAATGAACAAGTATACGATTATTTCAAGGTCGTGCTGGCTCATGAACTAGGTCATGCCGCAGATGTTTATTTAGCTTCGCTGAGCAGAGAATTAGATCATGCTGACGAAGTACGAGGCAGACAAATTGCACTTCGAATTGAAGAGAATGCTTGGGAGAACGGACTGAAATGGATTGACGATATGGAACCTGAGTTTATCAGCATCATATTAGAGCAATCGCTTGCTGCCTATCGTCAGGATGTTCAATATGAGAGTGCTTAAATTTTGACTTCGGGCAGGCGCGTATACATAATGGCTTCATACTATATAATTGTATATAATAATTAGGCATCATGAAGGATTTGTTCGTGCAGCAAGTAGGAGGGAAACACGTGAATACACACAAACAGGAATCATTAATTCAACACGATGTGGATTTATCATCTTATTCGACTTATGAGATTGGTGGCAAGGCAAAGTACTTGGCCGCCCCTGAAACCATTGAAGATTTAAAGACGGTTCTGGAATACGCAAGACAAGAGAAGCTGACTCAATTCTTATTCGGAATGGGCTCCAACATTTTATTCCCAGACAATCCGAAGGATCAAATGTTATTTATCAGCCTGAAAGAGCTGAGAGAAATGAAGATTGACGATAAAGGCTGGTTTGTATCTGCAGGTATGCCGATGTCCCATCTTGCCTTGATTGGATTATCTTCAGGCACTTCAGATTATGATTTCTGTTTCTTGCTGCCGGGTACGCTGGGCGCGGGGATATATATGAATGCCAAATATTATAACCGGCAAATTTGCGATATTCTGGAGACCGCATTATACATTGATATGAATGATCCGGAGTTCAAGGTTCAATCCATAGATGTGGATACTTGTGATTACAGCTATAAGAATTCAATCTTTATGAAAAATGACTGGATCATCGTCGGGGGTTACTTAAAGCATCCTGATCATGAGGCACTTGCCACAGGAATGAAGGAAATAACCCGACTTGAGAAGATCGTTGAATATAAGAATCCGTCACAGCTGCCGAACTTCTTCAAGTATTATACAACGCTTGCGAAGACATGGGCAGATGAGAATAACGGAGTAGTGCCAGAATCATTTGATAATGTCGTCAAGGACCGGGGAAGCAAATTCCACTTTGACTATCCTTCCTGCGGTTCGGTATTCAAGAACAACTATGATTTTGGGGAGCCCATGGGCAAGGTTGTAGATCGCCTGAACATGAGAGGGACTGTTTACGGCGGAGCATCCATATCCGCTTGGCATGGAAATATGATTGTAAACCAAGGTGAGGCTAAGGCAAAGGATATCGTCTACCTCGTTGAACAAGTTAAACAGTCCGTTAACGAAGCCTTTGGGTTTGTACCAGAGGAAGAGCTTATTATTGTGGACAGTAAATCATAAGTAAATATGAAGCTTGCATGGATACTCATTTTTTGAGGACATGCAAGCTTTTTTATTAGGGTTACATCGTTTCATATATTTCTCATATGACCTCACATAAACGATTTGATCTTTGCCGGGAACTCCATTTCCATCTGATTCTGTAATTCAAGCTGCCTTACTACTTTACCCACGCGCTTTGTCTCGAAGTCCTTTAGTTTCTCTATAGAGGAGTATTGCGATAAGGACAGCTGTTGCAGCAGCACAGACAATTGATACGCATCTTCAAGCGCTGCATTAACTCCGAAGGCACCGGTTGGAGTCATCGTGTGAGCAGCATCACCAATCAGTACAATGTTATGCTTGGTCCAGGTTTCACTTAAACTGCTGAACACCGGAAGTAATACGAAATCTCTCCAGGAATGTATATTCGCCGATACACTCTGTGCAAGCGCAGGGAAAGCAGCGGTAAGTCGAGCGATATAAGGAGCAAAGCTGCCTTTACGTATTTCAGGGTAGCTCCCTTGGGCGATATTCCAGCCGATCTGTACGTAACCGTCCGTTTGTGAGAACAAAGCAAGCTGCTGCTCATCAATGAGAGCCATTCGTGTCGCGGGACTCCAATCTGAAGGCTCAGGAATTCGGGCCCATAATACATCAAATGGTCTTAGCTTGATTCTGGGCTCAATCCCTGCCTTATTCCGAACATGGGAAGCTCTGCCGTCTGCGCCCACAATAATTCGGCAATGGATGGAAGCTATTTGACCTTGAATTTGTGCCTTAATTCCGATGATTTGATCGTCTGAATCTACGATATAATCTTTGAAGGCCGCACCAGTGTACAACTTCAAATGCGGATAGGCGCCCGCCTTATGGAGAATTGCTTGCAACATATGATCTTGTGGCACATGAATTCCCTTGTGTGCTTCTTCACTAGTTGCTGCAATCCGATGAATGATACTGCCGCTGTGCCAATATTCTACAGATTGAAGGGGAAGAAGTCCCAGTGACTCGATATCTTGATATACGTTCGCGTCTTTGAGAAGGGATTCACCGTCTGCATTAATTAATTCACCGCGAAACCGTTTATGGAGGGTAGATTGTCTTTCTAACAGAATGACGGATATTCCTTGTTTCGCCAGTAAATAAGCAAGGAAGCTTCCAGCCGGCCCTGCACCGACAATGCAAATCTCTGTGTATAGATTCATAAACTTTCACCTGATGTCAATATATTATAGTTACTGACTTATTAATAGTAACTTATGTTATAATACTATAAATTAAAATGGTCTAGTCGGCAATCATTTTAAAGATATATTCAAAAAAGTATATTGTTTTACTGGGGATTAATTTCTATTTCTATTCAGATAGGATATGATAAGCATAGAACTATTGGGGAAAAGGAAGTGAGTCGTTATCATGTCACTTGAACAAGAACTTCAAGCACAAGAACTGGAAGCCTTTGATCATTTTCTGACGACATTTGTGCGTTATAAGAATAAAGTATATGCCCAGCATCAAAAAGACCTGAATCATAAGCTTAATGCAACGAAGATACAAATCATTTATATGTTGTCTCGTGAGCGGTTAATGGCTGTTGATATCGCCAAGAGACTTCAACTGTCGTCTGGAGCGACGACCATCGTGCTTAATCAGTTGGAGGCGGATGGGTACGTTATGCGAGAACGGAGCGCTGAGGACAGAAGAATCGTGTGGTTGTCATTGACGGAAGAGGGAGCATCAACAGCGGATACGCTGCGTGCCAACCGCAGACATTTCAATGAGGAGCTGCTTGGCTTGTTAACGCAAGAGGAGCGCAATCAATTCCTGGATATTGTGAAGAAGATTGATGTCAGAATGATGGATGTCTTGAAATAACAAAGCGGCTGAACTCTTGAGGCATCCTAAGCCTCAAGGGTTCTTTGTCATTACCGGTACCTATAGCCGGAATCTTTCAATATGCTCATCGAGCTGTTCTTTTTGAAGAATTTCTTTCTGCTTCGGACCTAAGAGATCGAAATGAGGAAAAGGATTGCGATGATGGATGTATTTTGGATTCAGGTCATGCTTAATACACCAGCTTCGTAATTGTTCAAGATCTGCACAGCCCACCTTGGTGACACTTGTAACTCCTGGAAAGCGCGGGTCGATCCAATAGTGGGTTAAATAGGCCAGCTTCCCAGATTTCACCTCATGCTTCCAATTTTCCAGCTCCTGCCGTGATATGCCAAATGCCATTATTAGCTTCATCCTTATCTGTGAGTGATTACGAACTGTATTTTACTCTAAAAAAGGAAAGACGTGAATGTCCAATCCCCATAATACGAACAATAGGCTTTGAGTGACGAGAAGGGAATGATGACATTTTGGAAGTCTTTTTTACGATTTTGATCTTATTAATTATTATTGGCTTATCTAATATCTTGAATCGATTTGTTCCATTTATTCCGGTTCCGCTGATCCAGATTGCACTTGGGGTCGTATTTGAGTTTGTCCCCATAGGCGTCCATTTGGATTTGAATCCAGAACTGTTTTTTGTCCTCTTTATCGCACCTCTCTTATATAATGATGGCCGCAAAACGCCAAGAGCAGATTTATGGAAGCTTCGAAAGCCGATTCTCTTATTGGCACTTGGGCTGGTCTTTTTAACCGTACTTGTTGCCGGATACGGCATACATATGCTGATTCCTAGTATTCCGTTACCTGCAGCCTTTGCTCTTGCGGCTATTCTGTCACCGACGGATGCAGTTGCAGTGGGGGCCATGGCAGAGCGCGTGCATTTACCCAAAAAAATACTTCGAACTCTTGAAGGCGAAGCACTGATGAATGATGCATCAGGACTCGTTGCATTTAAATTTGCGATTGCAGCTACAGTAACGGGTGTATTCTCCCTGACGGAAGCGACGCTCAGCTTTTTTGTGATTGCGATAGGCGGACTCTTCATTGGGGCTGTGATGTCCTTTTTGTTCCGTAAACTCGGTATGCTGCTGCGTAGATGGGGAATGGAAGATGTAACGGTCCATATGCTGATTCAGATCATAACTCCGTTTATCATTTATTTGACGGCGGAGCATCTGGAATTTTCCGGAATTCTGGCGGTTGTGGCTGGAGGGATCATTCATGCGATTGACCGTGATAGAGCTGAAACACTTCAGCCCAAGATGCAGGTGGTGGCCGAGAGTACGTGGTCTGTGATTGTCTACATATTAAACGGATTAGTATTTGTTATTTTGGGGCTGCAGCTGCCTCTCGTGCTGGGTGCAATATGGGACAATCCGGTATTCGATCATATGGATGTATTATTCTATGTCTTTGTAATAACGCTGCTTCTCTTGGTCCTGCGTTTCTTGTGGGTGTATGCCTTAGAACTGTTCGAGTGGAAAAAGGACAGGCAAGACAAACCGGTATTCAGGAACATGGCGCTGATTACGGTCTCAGGAGTTAGAGGCGCGGTAACCCTTGCAGGGGCATTTTCAATCCCTTATATGCTGGCAGATGGATCCCCTTTTCCTCAACGTGATCTGATTATCTTTTTATCAGCAGGTGTTATCCTCCTCACCTTAGTTCTGGCGAGCCTCTTACTGCCGATCATCGCCAAAAAAGAAGAAGGAGAAGACAAAGAAGTTCTAAAAGTACGTGCTCTAGCCAAGATGTTTCATGCATCCATTCAAGCGGTCAAATTGGAAGCGGATGAGGATACCAAGCCGGCTGCATTATCTGTTATAGCGGAGCTGAATCATTGTTTGTCCCGGTACTCTGCAGGAAGTTATGGAATGACCGCTACCGAGCTTCAGAAACAGGAGCTTGAGGTTCGATTGAGAGCACTCCAGGCCGAGAGGAAAGAAATCATTCACTTAATGAATAAAGGAATGGTGTCTGATGAAGCAGGCATGTTCTTCTTAAAAGTGCTTGATCGATGGGAGATCCGAATGTCCAGCCGAATTAAAGCACAGCTGTGGTCCTCCCTGCGCAGTATCGGCAGAGCAGTGGCTCGCTTCTTCGCTATCGAAAGACCTGAAGCGGCTGCTCCTATGCGGGACCGGGCTGAGGCTGCTCGAAATCTGAGAATCCATACCAGCGTAAGTGCAATTGAAGCGCTGCGTGCACATATGAACGAGACAAACCGAGCAGCTTCGATTAAGGTGATCTCTCAATATGAACAGCTTCTGGTTAAGTTAAAGCAAGGAAGCAGTGAACTGGATGACAATGCTTTTAATGAGAAGAAAATGGAGCTTCATATGAAGGCGGTCCAGGAGCAGCGAAATACAGTACAGGAAATGTTTGAAAATGGAGTCATAAGCCGCAGCATGGCAGCGATCTTAAGACAATATGTGAATCAGCTGGAATCACACCTGCTTCGGGAAGAGTAGCTGCTTCATACCTGGTTATATATTTCTTGCGCATAAGAGAT
This sequence is a window from Paenibacillus urinalis. Protein-coding genes within it:
- a CDS encoding DEAD/DEAH box helicase — its product is MNRKQTANPSEQAAHSLPVPVHFNQNWLSELDTRLNKGGPWGDYRLFELAVKAEEASLVPSFDDIQCLKHLHDLTPLPHQIDTARRVLFEMSGRAILADEVGLGKTIEAGLILKEYIIRGLVSKVLILVPASLVLQWVRELNSKFGIPAVAQKKAYSWQNDVVVASIDTAKRDPHQEILLSNDYDMIIIDEAHKLKNKKTSNYQFMLKLRKKYCLLLTATPVQNDLSELFNLITLLKPGQLGRQGDFAANFVVDKRLAKNEDQLKDELAKVMIRNRRGEGPVQFTKRKVTNINLTLSPEEQALYEGVTSFVKDQFHSAGGNLSSMFSMVTLQREVCSSRDAVFVTLVNLSKKLPEDSPWRDRIWDLVANIKAIKSNTKAEKTMELIKEMNEKVIVFTEYRATQEYLLNYFRERGLTAVPYRGGMNRGKKDWMMDLFRGRVQVMIATEAGGEGINLQFCHNMINFDLPWNPMRVEQRIGRVHRLGQQNDVKIYNLATLGTIEEHILNLLHEKINMFEMVIGGLDVILERFEKQESFEKSLTKIMLESSSDEEIHRKMQSLSQNLNSIKQEVEHLEDAAPVKKAVGKGGLLK
- the murB gene encoding UDP-N-acetylmuramate dehydrogenase, producing MNTHKQESLIQHDVDLSSYSTYEIGGKAKYLAAPETIEDLKTVLEYARQEKLTQFLFGMGSNILFPDNPKDQMLFISLKELREMKIDDKGWFVSAGMPMSHLALIGLSSGTSDYDFCFLLPGTLGAGIYMNAKYYNRQICDILETALYIDMNDPEFKVQSIDVDTCDYSYKNSIFMKNDWIIVGGYLKHPDHEALATGMKEITRLEKIVEYKNPSQLPNFFKYYTTLAKTWADENNGVVPESFDNVVKDRGSKFHFDYPSCGSVFKNNYDFGEPMGKVVDRLNMRGTVYGGASISAWHGNMIVNQGEAKAKDIVYLVEQVKQSVNEAFGFVPEEELIIVDSKS
- a CDS encoding FAD-dependent monooxygenase, with the translated sequence MNLYTEICIVGAGPAGSFLAYLLAKQGISVILLERQSTLHKRFRGELINADGESLLKDANVYQDIESLGLLPLQSVEYWHSGSIIHRIAATSEEAHKGIHVPQDHMLQAILHKAGAYPHLKLYTGAAFKDYIVDSDDQIIGIKAQIQGQIASIHCRIIVGADGRASHVRNKAGIEPRIKLRPFDVLWARIPEPSDWSPATRMALIDEQQLALFSQTDGYVQIGWNIAQGSYPEIRKGSFAPYIARLTAAFPALAQSVSANIHSWRDFVLLPVFSSLSETWTKHNIVLIGDAAHTMTPTGAFGVNAALEDAYQLSVLLQQLSLSQYSSIEKLKDFETKRVGKVVRQLELQNQMEMEFPAKIKSFM
- a CDS encoding MarR family winged helix-turn-helix transcriptional regulator, yielding MSLEQELQAQELEAFDHFLTTFVRYKNKVYAQHQKDLNHKLNATKIQIIYMLSRERLMAVDIAKRLQLSSGATTIVLNQLEADGYVMRERSAEDRRIVWLSLTEEGASTADTLRANRRHFNEELLGLLTQEERNQFLDIVKKIDVRMMDVLK
- a CDS encoding Na+/H+ antiporter: MEVFFTILILLIIIGLSNILNRFVPFIPVPLIQIALGVVFEFVPIGVHLDLNPELFFVLFIAPLLYNDGRKTPRADLWKLRKPILLLALGLVFLTVLVAGYGIHMLIPSIPLPAAFALAAILSPTDAVAVGAMAERVHLPKKILRTLEGEALMNDASGLVAFKFAIAATVTGVFSLTEATLSFFVIAIGGLFIGAVMSFLFRKLGMLLRRWGMEDVTVHMLIQIITPFIIYLTAEHLEFSGILAVVAGGIIHAIDRDRAETLQPKMQVVAESTWSVIVYILNGLVFVILGLQLPLVLGAIWDNPVFDHMDVLFYVFVITLLLLVLRFLWVYALELFEWKKDRQDKPVFRNMALITVSGVRGAVTLAGAFSIPYMLADGSPFPQRDLIIFLSAGVILLTLVLASLLLPIIAKKEEGEDKEVLKVRALAKMFHASIQAVKLEADEDTKPAALSVIAELNHCLSRYSAGSYGMTATELQKQELEVRLRALQAERKEIIHLMNKGMVSDEAGMFFLKVLDRWEIRMSSRIKAQLWSSLRSIGRAVARFFAIERPEAAAPMRDRAEAARNLRIHTSVSAIEALRAHMNETNRAASIKVISQYEQLLVKLKQGSSELDDNAFNEKKMELHMKAVQEQRNTVQEMFENGVISRSMAAILRQYVNQLESHLLREE